In a genomic window of Occallatibacter riparius:
- a CDS encoding RNA polymerase sigma factor, with product MLQVVLGLEAAQIASAFLMSPAAMSQRLVRAKTKIRQAGIPFHIPEREQMPERLEAVLDAIYAAFSEGWQDPAGTDPARRELAEEAIYLCRIVTDLLPSEPEAFGLLALMLYAEARRAARRNPAGEFVPLRDQNTALWDTRMIDHAEAALLHASRSGRIGRYQLEAAIQSAHVERHRTGVTNWPAILTLYNALFAITGSPVAALNRALALAEVAIGPETGPQAALHTLDDLAADPRLLDYQPYWAARADLLARTGHPSEATQAFERAIALEHDPAVRSFLDRRRAAVSLVATTD from the coding sequence ATGCTCCAGGTAGTCCTCGGCCTTGAAGCCGCGCAGATCGCATCGGCCTTCCTCATGTCGCCCGCCGCCATGAGCCAGCGCCTGGTCCGCGCCAAAACCAAAATCCGGCAGGCCGGAATTCCCTTCCACATCCCCGAACGGGAGCAGATGCCCGAGCGCCTCGAAGCCGTCCTCGACGCCATCTACGCCGCCTTCTCCGAGGGCTGGCAGGACCCAGCCGGAACCGACCCCGCGCGCCGCGAACTCGCCGAAGAAGCCATCTACCTCTGCCGCATCGTCACGGACCTGCTGCCTTCCGAACCCGAAGCCTTCGGCCTCCTCGCCCTCATGCTCTACGCCGAAGCCCGCCGCGCCGCCCGCCGCAATCCCGCCGGCGAGTTCGTCCCCCTCCGCGACCAGAACACCGCCCTCTGGGACACGCGCATGATCGACCACGCCGAGGCCGCCCTCCTCCACGCCAGCCGCTCCGGCCGCATCGGTCGCTACCAGCTTGAGGCGGCCATCCAGTCGGCGCATGTCGAGCGTCATCGCACCGGCGTCACCAACTGGCCCGCCATCCTCACCCTCTACAACGCGCTCTTCGCTATCACCGGCTCGCCGGTTGCCGCGCTCAACCGCGCCCTCGCCCTCGCTGAAGTCGCCATCGGCCCCGAAACCGGCCCCCAGGCCGCACTCCACACCCTTGACGACCTCGCCGCCGACCCCCGCCTTCTCGATTACCAGCCCTACTGGGCCGCCCGCGCCGACCTGCTCGCCCGCACCGGCCACCCCTCCGAAGCCACCCAGGCCTTCGAGCGCGCCATCGCCCTCGAACACGACCCCGCCGTCCGCAGCTTCCTCGACCGCCGTCGCGCCGCTGTCAGCTTGGTGGCCACGACCGACTAG
- a CDS encoding YciI family protein yields the protein MQYLLMLYSDESAWAAMSPEQQQQGYAAYRAYRDALESSGVLVGSNRLRPATTATTIRTTNNKLQVLDGPFIDSKESLGGYFLIEAPDLDAALSWAAKCPGAHHGSIEVRAIWPTETPQVYSGAHEATVATR from the coding sequence ATGCAATATCTCCTCATGCTTTACTCCGACGAATCCGCCTGGGCCGCCATGTCCCCTGAGCAGCAGCAACAGGGCTACGCAGCCTACCGCGCCTACCGCGATGCGCTCGAGTCGTCCGGAGTTCTGGTCGGCTCCAACCGCCTGCGCCCCGCCACCACCGCAACCACCATCCGCACCACCAACAACAAGCTCCAGGTCCTCGATGGCCCCTTCATCGACTCCAAAGAGTCCCTCGGCGGCTACTTCCTCATCGAGGCCCCCGATCTCGACGCCGCCCTCTCCTGGGCCGCCAAGTGCCCCGGCGCCCACCACGGCTCCATTGAAGTGCGCGCCATCTGGCCGACCGAAACGCCCCAGGTGTACTCTGGCGCTCACGAGGCGACAGTCGCCACTCGATAA